The Elusimicrobiota bacterium genomic interval CTTTCAAGAAACGGGAGGACACCCACAAGATGGCAGAGGCCAACAGGGCCTTCGCTCATTACCGCTGGTAAGTTATGCCGAGACAATTTCCGCTGGACAAGATCAGGAACATCGGGATCATCGCCCACATCGATGCGGGCAAGACGACCACCACGGAGCGCATCCTTTACTATACCGGGCGTATCCACAAGATCGGAGAGGTCCACGACGGGGCCACCACGACCGACTGGATGCCCCAGGAGCGCGAGAGGGGAATCACCATCACCGCCGCCGCGACCTACTGCAAGTGGCGCGACTGCCAGATCAATATCATCGACACCCCGGGGCACGTGGACTTCACGGCCGAGGTGGAGCGCTCCTTGCGGGTGCTAGACGGGGCGGTAGTCTGCTTCGACGGGGTGCAGGGGGTCGAACCCCAGTCCGAGACGGTCTGGCGCCAGGCCGACAAGTACCACGTTCCGCGCATCGCCTACATCAACAAGATGGACCGTCTGGGCGCCGATTTCTATATGTCCTACAACTCGATCATCAAGATGCTGGGGGCCAATGCCTGCCCCATCCAGCTTCCAATCGGGGCGGAGAGCCATTTCGCGGGTTTGGTGGATCTTATCGAGATGAAGGCCCTGGTTTGGCGGGGCGAGGAGCTCGGAGCCAAGTGGGACGTGGTCGAGATTCCCGAGGACATGCGCGAGCAAACCAAGGAATACCGCGAAAAAATGGTAGAGAAGATCGTGGAGTTCGACGACGCCGCCATGGAGCGCTACTTGAACGGCGATCACGACTTCAAGCCGGAGGAATTGCGCAAGATCCTGCGCCGCGGCGTCCTGCAGTCCAAGATTTTCCCCGTGCTGTGCGGCTCATCCTACAAGAACAAGGGAGTCCAGCCCATGCTGGATGCGGTCTGCGATTTCCTCCCTTCGCCGCTGGACCTGCCTCCGGTCAAGGGTTCCGACCCCTTCAACGGGGAGGCCCTGGAGCGCAAGGCGGACGACAAAGAGCCTTTTTCCGCCCTCATGTTCAAGATACAGTCCGACCCTTTCGTGGGGAAGCTGGCGTTCTTTCGGGTTTACTCCGGAACCATCAAGGCGGGCGATACGATTTTCTTTCCCAGCAAGCGCAATTCCGAACGCATCGGCCGCATCCTGCGCATGCACGCCAACCAGCGCGAGGAGATAAAGGAGATATTCGCCGGGGACATCGCGGCCACCGTGGCCCTCAAGAACTCCCAGGTAGGCGTGACCATGTCGATCGAGGACAAGCCGATCGTCCTTGAGCAGATCACCTTCCCGGAGCCGGTGATTTCGGTCGCCATCGAGCCTAAGTCCAAGGCGGACGAGGAGAAAATGGCCATGGCCATGGGGCGGCTGGCCGAGGAAGACCAGACTTTCCGCATCAAAACCGACACCGAGACCGGCCAAACCGTCATCTCGGGAATGGGCGAGCTTCACCTCGAGATTATCGTGGACCGTATGAAGCGCGAATTCAATGTCCAGGCCAACGTCGGCAACCCCCAGGTTGCCTACAAGGAGACGGTGCGCAAGAAGGTCACCGAGGAGGGCAAGTTCATACGGCAGTCGGGAGGACGCGGCCAGTACGGCCATTGCATCCTCCAGATCGAGCCCCAGCCCATCGGCGTGGGATTCGAATTCGTCAACGAGATTCGGCAGGGCCGCATCCCCAAGGAGTTCATCCCCGCCGTCGAAAAGGGCGTGAGGGAAGCCCTGGATGGCGGCGCCCTGGCGGGGTATCCCATCGTGGACATCAAGGTGAGCCTGCTCGATGGTTCCTTCCATGAAGTGGACTCCTCCGAAATGGCCTTCAAGATCTGCGCGGCCATGGCCCTGCGCTCGGGCTGCAAGAAGGCCAGCCCCACGATTCTCGAGCCCATCATGAAGTTCGAGGTGGTGACTCCCGAGCAGTACATGGGAGACATTATCGGCGACTTGAACAGCCGCCGGGCCAAGATCCAGGACATGGGCGACCGCGGGCATTTGAAGTTCGTCAAATCCACCGTGCCCCT includes:
- the fusA gene encoding elongation factor G — protein: MPRQFPLDKIRNIGIIAHIDAGKTTTTERILYYTGRIHKIGEVHDGATTTDWMPQERERGITITAAATYCKWRDCQINIIDTPGHVDFTAEVERSLRVLDGAVVCFDGVQGVEPQSETVWRQADKYHVPRIAYINKMDRLGADFYMSYNSIIKMLGANACPIQLPIGAESHFAGLVDLIEMKALVWRGEELGAKWDVVEIPEDMREQTKEYREKMVEKIVEFDDAAMERYLNGDHDFKPEELRKILRRGVLQSKIFPVLCGSSYKNKGVQPMLDAVCDFLPSPLDLPPVKGSDPFNGEALERKADDKEPFSALMFKIQSDPFVGKLAFFRVYSGTIKAGDTIFFPSKRNSERIGRILRMHANQREEIKEIFAGDIAATVALKNSQVGVTMSIEDKPIVLEQITFPEPVISVAIEPKSKADEEKMAMAMGRLAEEDQTFRIKTDTETGQTVISGMGELHLEIIVDRMKREFNVQANVGNPQVAYKETVRKKVTEEGKFIRQSGGRGQYGHCILQIEPQPIGVGFEFVNEIRQGRIPKEFIPAVEKGVREALDGGALAGYPIVDIKVSLLDGSFHEVDSSEMAFKICAAMALRSGCKKASPTILEPIMKFEVVTPEQYMGDIIGDLNSRRAKIQDMGDRGHLKFVKSTVPLAEMFGYATVVRSISQGRASFTMEPSHYEEVPGNVHKVIVEKNAASMAEQR